DNA from Asanoa sp. WMMD1127:
GTCGTCACGGTGCCAATTCGCCACGGGCAGGTTACGGCCAGATAGGACATTTAACGCAAAATAGTGAATTGGCTCGAACCGACCCCGACTCCGCTTCAGGTCGGCTAACGCGCGAGCGCCGGTCGCGCGCCCAGCCGCGCCTGAGCGACCAGCGCGACGAGTCCGGCGGCCGCCACCAGCGCCGCGTAGCCGACGGTGACCGGCAGCAGGCCGACCGGCCCGATCAGCTCACCGGCGAGGATGGCCGGGAGGCCGAAGGACACGTACGAGACGAGGTAGACGGCCGCGAACAGCCCGGCGCGCTCCCGCTCGGCCGCCAACGGGCTGAGCGCGCGCAACGCGCCGGAGAACGACGGGCCCAGGCCGACGCCGCACACCGCACCGGCCACCCACAGCAGCGGGAACAGGTCGGCCCAGGCCGCGGCGGCCAGCAGCGCGGCGCCGACCAGCACGAACGCGGCGCCGATGGTCTGCGTCGCACGGGCCGTGCGGCGGCCGAGCACGGTCGCGGTGACCGCCGCGGCGGCGAGCGCGACGGCCACGACCGCACCGTGCACCACGCCGTCGTCGTTGGCGAAGACACCACGGACGATCGTCGGCGCCAGGCCCAGGAACAGCGCGGCCAGCGCCCACGAGGCGACCAGCACGGGCGTCACCGCGGCGAACTCGGGGCGGATGCGTGGCGGTACGCGCACGTGCGGCACCAGCGAGCGGCGGGCGCCGGGCCGGCGGGCCACCGTCTCCGGCGACCGCGCGACCAACGCGATCGACGCCACCGTGAGCCCGGCCAGCACCACGAACGCGAGCCGGGTCGGGTTGCCGCTGTGCTCCACGGCGACCCCGGTCAGCAGCGCGCCCACCCCGAGGCCGACCGGCGGCGCGACGGCGCCCACGATCGCGCCGGCCCGGCGGTGCCGCGGTGGGGCCAACTCGACGATCGACGCGGTGAACGCGCTCGTCGCCGCGCCGGTGCCGACGCCCTGCACCACCCGGGCGGCGCACACCCACCAGATGTCGGTCGCGAACACGAACATCAGCATCGCGGCCAGTTGGACGGTCAGCGCGCCCAGCAGCACCGGCCGGCGGCCGACGTGGTCGGAGAGCGAGCCGACCAGCAGCAGGGCGGCCAGCACCGCGAACGCGTACACCCCGAACGCGAAGGTGACCAGCCAGGGCGCGAAGGCCCAGCGGTCGGCCAGGTCCACCAGCAGCGGTGTCGGCGCGCCGGCCGCGACGAACAGCACGGCGAACGCGGCGGCGGAGCCCGCGAACGCCGCCCGCCGGCTCATCAGGGCGCGACACCGAGATAGGACCCGTCCACCCAGTCGCTGACGATGCCGGCGTAGTTGCCCGGCTGCTCCTCCCACACGGCGTGCCCGCCCTCCAGCACGTCGAGACGGCTGGCCGGCAGCTTCGCGTTGAGCACCTCGGCGTCGCGGGCCAGGCCATAGGGGTCCGCGCGGCCGGCGATGATCTGCACCGGCGTCCGGATCGTCGCCAGCAGCGGGTCGAGCGCCGCCAGATCCTCGGGGTACGACCGGAGGTAGGCCAGCGAGCCGGCGAGCCGGTCACCGGAGTACGAGGCGGCATAGTCCTCGCGGATCTCGCGGGGCAGGTCGTCGCCGACGAAACCGGCCACCACCCGCCGGCCGTCCGGCTGCCCGACGTCGTCCTGGACCAGCGTGCGCAGCGGCCCCGTCACCGTCAGCGGATGGGTGGCCGCACCGCCGCCGACCACGACGCTGCGGAACAGGTCGGGCTGTGCGGCCGCCGCGAACAGCAGCGCGGCCGTGCCGACGTCGGGGCCGACCGCGTGTGGCTGCTCGAGGCCGAAGTGGTCGACGAGGTGCGTGATGAACTCACCCATCACGCGCGGCGACATCAGCTCCGCCCGCCCCTCGGAGCGGCCGAAGCCCGGCAGGTCCACCGCGATGACGGGGTGGTCGGCGGCCAACGCCGGCCAGGTCGGCGCGTACGCGTAGAGGCTTTCCGGCCACGGGCTCAGCAGCAGCAGGGTGTCCGCTTCGCGGTCGTCCCGGCCCACGGGGCTCGCGACGTACCGGATGCCCAGATCGTCGATGACGTCGAACCGTTCCTCGTCCATGCAGCCAGCAGAGCGCGCCCGCCCATCCCCCGAATCACCTGAATACGTGAGCGCCGCTCGCTAGGTTGTGGAAGGTGGCACGGGTGGTTCTGCGTGGACGTTCGGCGGCGATGTCGGCGGCGATGCCGGCGCTGCGCCGGGCCGCGCGACACGGCCAGAGCGGCATCGTGGTGGTCACCGGCGAGGCCGGAATCGGAAAGACCGCCGTACTCGACGCGATCGGCGCACAGGCCGGGCAGATGGGCTTTCGCACCGGCGTCGGCAAGGCCGACGAGATCGGCCGCGTCTCGCCCGGTGCGCCGGTGCTGCTGGCGCTGCGCAGCGGGCGCGATCCGCTGCTCGACCCGGCCGCGCTGGCCGAGCTCGACGGCCTCGCCGACCATCCGTTGGTGCTGATCGACCGGGTCGGCACGCGGCTGGAGCGGGTGGCCCGGCTGGCGCCGGTGCTGATCGAGATCGACGACGTGCAGTGGGCCGACCAGCTGAGCCGGCTCGCGCTGCGGGTGCTGCCCGATCGGCTGGCCGGCAACCCGGTGGTGTGGCTGTTCGCCACCCGCGACCCGACCGACGAGCTCGTGACCGCGTCGACCGCCGTGCGCACGGAGATCATCCCGCTCGGGCCGCTCGCGCCCACCGACGTCGCCGCGATCGCGCGGGACCGGCTGGGCCACCCTGCGAGCCCCGCCACCCAGCGGATGCTCGACGGCGTGGGTGGCAATCCCTTCCTCGTGAACCAGATCCTCGACGGCGTGTCCCACGGCGACGCGGACGGCGTGCCGCCGGCCGGTTTCGTGCGCGCGGTGGAGGCGGCGCTGGACGCGTTGCCGGACCGGACGGTGGTGCTGCTCGCCGCGGTGCTCGGCCGGTCGTTCGCGATCGACGAGGCGCAGCGGATCGTCCCGACGGTGGGCACCGCCGACGTCGACGCCGCGGTGGCGTCCGGTCTGCTGGCCCGCGACGGGCACCGGCTGCGTTTCCGGCACGACCTGGTGCGCGAGACTGTCTACGCCGGACTGTCCACATCGGCCCGCCAGGAGCTGCACCGGCGCTGCGCGCGCTATCTGCTGTCGTCGGGGCGCGACGCGCTGGCCGCCGCGCCGCACGCCCAGGCCGCGGCGACGCCCGGCGACGAGGAGAGTGCGGCGATCCTCTGCGAGGCCGCGGACAAGGCGGTCACCGCGCTCCCGGACACCGCCGGCGACCTGATCCTCCAGGCCTTCGCGCTGGTGCGGCCGGCACAGGGGTCGTGGGTCGGCATCGGCGAGCGGTGCGTCGACGTGCTGCACCGGGTGCAGCGCTGTGCGGACGCGGTGCGGGTGGCCGACGCCGTGCTGGCCCGGACGGGCGACGCCGAGACCTACGGCCGGATCCAGGTGCTCGCGGCGCAGTCGCTCTGGCAGATCGGCCGGCCGGCGGAGTCGGTGGCCCGCATCGACGACGCGCTCGCGGCACCCGGCGTCTCACCGGGTCTGCAGGCCCGGCTGCGGGCGGCCCGCGCCTTGGCGTTGACCCGCACGGAGCCCGCCCGCCGGGCCCGCGCGGCCGCCGAGTCCGCGTTGGCCGACGCGCGGCAGGTCCGCGACCATCCCGCGACGATGCTCGCCCTGCAGGCGATGGGCGAGCTGGCCCGCAACAGCGGCCACCACGCCGAGTCGCTGGCCTACTTCCGCGAGCTGCGGTCGGTCAGCGACACGACCTATCTCGCCGAGGAGATCGTCGAACTGCAACTGCTCGACCGGTACGTGGACTCGGGCAGGCTGCTGGAGGCGGCGCACCGCGACGACCGGGGTGGCGTCGAAGCGACCCTGCCTTCGGTGACCGCGGCCCAGATGTGGCAGGACTTCAACCTCGGCCGGCTCGACGACGCCGAGGCCGGCGCCCGCACGCTGATCACCGTCGGCCGCGAGATCGGCGACCACAAGCACGAGCTGGACGCCGAGCTGGTGTTCGGCGCGGTCGCGGTGCTGCGCGGCGAGCTCGCCGACGCGGCCAACCGGCTGGCGCCCGCGAGCGACGAGGGACCCGCCGACGAGTCCGTGCGCCGGCCGGGCGTGACGCTGATGGAGGGCTGGCTCGCCGCCAGCGACGGGCGCTCGGACGACGCGCGCAAGATCCTGGCGCCGCTGCTCTACGAGGCCCGCGACGCCCGCGCGGACTGGCCGTGGTGGCCGGGCTGGATGCGGGTTTTCGTGCGGGTCGGTCGGGCCACCGGCGACGAGCGGTTCACCGGAGAGGCCCTGGCGATCGCCGCCGAGGGCGCCGCCCGCAACCCGGGCGTCGCCAGCTTCGAGGGTGTCTCGCTGGCGCTGCGCGGCCTGGTGCGGCACGACCTGGCCGCCCTGACGCAGGCCAACCAGGTGCTCGCGCGCAGCCCACGGCCCATGCTGCGGGGCAACGCCGCCGAGGACCGCGGCCGGATGCTGCTGGCCTACGGCAAGCGCGCGGAGGGCATCGCCGAGCTGGACCGGGCCTGGTCGATCTACCACGGGATCGGCGCCAAGGCCGCGGTGATCACCGTGCAGAAGGTCATGCGCAAGGCCGGCGCCCGCCGCGCCCGGTGGGAGACCGGCGCCGCGCGGCCGCAGCAGGGTTGGGCGGCGCTGACCGACGCCGAGGTCAAGGTGGCCGAGCTGATCAGCGACGGGCACACCAACAAGGCCGCCGCGCGCCTGCTCAACCTCTCGCCCAACACGGTCAGCACCCACCTGCGGTCGATCTTCACGAAACTGGACGTGCAGTCGCGGGTGCAGCTCACCAACGCGGTGCACGCCCTGCGCCCGGAAAGCTGAAAGGGCCGCCTCCGCGGGACGGCCCTTTCGCAACGACTGGCTCAGGAGCCGACGTTCTTGTTCCAGACGCTCCAGGTGACCGCGATGCCAGGCTTGGCGAAGTCGCCGTCGGGCCAGTTGGAGGCCGGGTTCGACACCGAGGCGCCGGAGATCTCACCCGGGTGCTGCACCGCGACGAACACGCTCTTGTTGTCGTCGGTGATCCACGGGCCGCAGGTCTCGGCGCCGTAGGGGACGCTCAGGAACTGCTTGAGGTGCCCCGCCTCGGGACCCTCCAGCGGCACCGCGAACAGGCCGTCGTTGCTGCCGAGCGCGTTGCCGTCGGTGGAGATCCAGAGGTTGCCGGCGCCGTCGAACGCGACGTTGTCGGGGCAGGAGATCGGCGAGACCTTGGTCTTGTCGTACCCCATGAAGTACGTCGACGGGTCGGTCGGGTCGCCGCAGACCATCGGGATCCGCCAGGTGAACGTCGTGCCGGTGTGGTCGTCGTCGTCCTCGGTGATCTCGAGGATGTGCCCGTGCTTGTTGGCGTTGCGCGGGTTGGCCTCGTCGGCGGCCGGGTTGGTGCCGACGCCCCGGTTGGTGTTGTTGGTCAGCGCGACGTAGATCTTGCGGTTGACCGGGTTCGGCTCGACGTCCTCCGGCCGGTCCATCTTGGTCGCGCCCACCTTGTCACCGGCCAGCCGGGTGAAGACCAGCACCTCGTCGACGGTCATCCCCTCGACCTGCGACTTCCCGTCCTTGACCAGCGGGATCCAGGTGCCGGTGCCGTTGAAGGCGCCGTCGGTCGGCAGCTTGCCGGTGCCGTCGATCTCGGTGGCCGAGGTGTAGCCGAGCTTGGCCACGTAGAGCGTGCCCGACTCCAGGACGGTCAGGTTGTGCTTGCGGGCCTCGGGCGTGTTGCGGCCGTCGACCTTCTTGTCCGAGACGAACTTGTAGAGGTAGTCGAACCGCTCGTCGTCGCCCATGTAGGCGACGGCCTTCGCGTCCCTGGACTTGATGATGTTGGCGCCCTCGTGCTTGACCCGGCCCATCGCGGTGTGCTTGCGCGGGGTCGAGCCCGGGGTGAACGGGTCGAACTCGACGATCCAGCCGAAGCGGTTGGCCTCGTTGGGGTTCTTGGTCAGGTCGAAGCGCTCGTCGGCCCGCTCCCACTTGCGGCTGCCCGACGGGTAGCGGTTGGTGGTGTCGATGCCGTACCGGTTGAACCGGGCCTTGGCGT
Protein-coding regions in this window:
- a CDS encoding MFS transporter codes for the protein MSRRAAFAGSAAAFAVLFVAAGAPTPLLVDLADRWAFAPWLVTFAFGVYAFAVLAALLLVGSLSDHVGRRPVLLGALTVQLAAMLMFVFATDIWWVCAARVVQGVGTGAATSAFTASIVELAPPRHRRAGAIVGAVAPPVGLGVGALLTGVAVEHSGNPTRLAFVVLAGLTVASIALVARSPETVARRPGARRSLVPHVRVPPRIRPEFAAVTPVLVASWALAALFLGLAPTIVRGVFANDDGVVHGAVVAVALAAAAVTATVLGRRTARATQTIGAAFVLVGAALLAAAAWADLFPLLWVAGAVCGVGLGPSFSGALRALSPLAAERERAGLFAAVYLVSYVSFGLPAILAGELIGPVGLLPVTVGYAALVAAAGLVALVAQARLGARPALAR
- a CDS encoding alpha/beta hydrolase, whose protein sequence is MDEERFDVIDDLGIRYVASPVGRDDREADTLLLLSPWPESLYAYAPTWPALAADHPVIAVDLPGFGRSEGRAELMSPRVMGEFITHLVDHFGLEQPHAVGPDVGTAALLFAAAAQPDLFRSVVVGGGAATHPLTVTGPLRTLVQDDVGQPDGRRVVAGFVGDDLPREIREDYAASYSGDRLAGSLAYLRSYPEDLAALDPLLATIRTPVQIIAGRADPYGLARDAEVLNAKLPASRLDVLEGGHAVWEEQPGNYAGIVSDWVDGSYLGVAP
- a CDS encoding LuxR family transcriptional regulator, with the translated sequence MVLRGRSAAMSAAMPALRRAARHGQSGIVVVTGEAGIGKTAVLDAIGAQAGQMGFRTGVGKADEIGRVSPGAPVLLALRSGRDPLLDPAALAELDGLADHPLVLIDRVGTRLERVARLAPVLIEIDDVQWADQLSRLALRVLPDRLAGNPVVWLFATRDPTDELVTASTAVRTEIIPLGPLAPTDVAAIARDRLGHPASPATQRMLDGVGGNPFLVNQILDGVSHGDADGVPPAGFVRAVEAALDALPDRTVVLLAAVLGRSFAIDEAQRIVPTVGTADVDAAVASGLLARDGHRLRFRHDLVRETVYAGLSTSARQELHRRCARYLLSSGRDALAAAPHAQAAATPGDEESAAILCEAADKAVTALPDTAGDLILQAFALVRPAQGSWVGIGERCVDVLHRVQRCADAVRVADAVLARTGDAETYGRIQVLAAQSLWQIGRPAESVARIDDALAAPGVSPGLQARLRAARALALTRTEPARRARAAAESALADARQVRDHPATMLALQAMGELARNSGHHAESLAYFRELRSVSDTTYLAEEIVELQLLDRYVDSGRLLEAAHRDDRGGVEATLPSVTAAQMWQDFNLGRLDDAEAGARTLITVGREIGDHKHELDAELVFGAVAVLRGELADAANRLAPASDEGPADESVRRPGVTLMEGWLAASDGRSDDARKILAPLLYEARDARADWPWWPGWMRVFVRVGRATGDERFTGEALAIAAEGAARNPGVASFEGVSLALRGLVRHDLAALTQANQVLARSPRPMLRGNAAEDRGRMLLAYGKRAEGIAELDRAWSIYHGIGAKAAVITVQKVMRKAGARRARWETGAARPQQGWAALTDAEVKVAELISDGHTNKAAARLLNLSPNTVSTHLRSIFTKLDVQSRVQLTNAVHALRPES